From a single Apium graveolens cultivar Ventura chromosome 2, ASM990537v1, whole genome shotgun sequence genomic region:
- the LOC141708833 gene encoding uncharacterized protein LOC141708833, whose protein sequence is MATTISRKLNLNFLKHTPSLSTLFSLPKTHISNLTSPQTPLNPNFKFSILAQFHVKSAPSQEPIFINHNIINSYANYTPKNFTNQSQSRSINPKTLNYQKMNIYPIGSPRFLSTKPLQNPDQESDETQNPVQDFNNKQNPDQDFKNTQNPDENFENAQNPDQVLDDFSGFKHQEITGPTVERDVSALANETREVLETMMKTIYSLSKVLAGLGLFNLGLGAWISYITRESAIAEVSIQSFLGFGLPFSLAFMLRRSLKPMNFFRKMEDQGRLQILTLTLQIAKNLNVFFVRVRGVSYMCVAGASIGLVFAALYR, encoded by the coding sequence ATGGCTACTACAATCTCTCGCAAACTAAACCTTAATTTTCTCAAACACACTCCTTCTCTCTCCACATTGTTCTCTCTACCCAAAACCCATATCTCAAATCTCACTTCTCCCCAAACCCCactaaaccctaatttcaaattTTCAATTCTTGCCCAATTTCATGTCAAATCAGCCCCATCTCAAGAACCCATTTTTATCAATCACAATATCATCAATTCTTACGCGAATTATACCCCAAAAAACTTTACTAATCAATCACAATCAAGAAGCATAAACCCTAAAACTCTGAACTATCAAAAAATGAATATTTACCCAATTGGAAGCCCTAGATTCTTGTCAACTAAGCCCCTGCAAAACCCAGATCAAGAATCTGATGAAACTCAAAACCCCGTTCAGGATTTTAATAATAAGCAAAACCCTGATCAGGATTTTAAAAACACGCAAAACCCTGATGAGAATTTTGAAAATGCACAAAACCCTGATCAGGTTTTAGATGATTTTTCTGGATTCAAGCACCAGGAGATTACTGGTCCAACCGTTGAGCGCGACGTGTCAGCTTTAGCGAATGAAACCCGAGAAGTTCTTGAAACAATGATGAAGACTATTTATAGTTTGAGTAAGGTTTTAGCTGGTTTGGGTTTGTTTAATCTTGGTTTGGGAGCTTGGATTTCGTATATTACTCGAGAATCGGCTATTGCAGAGGTTTCGATACAGAGTTTTTTGGGGTTTGGGCTTCCGTTCTCACTGGCATTTATGTTGAGGAGGTCTTTAAAGCCGATGAATTTCTTTAGGAAGATGGAGGATCAAGGTAGGCTTCAAATTTTGACTCTGACTCTTCAAATTGCTAAGAATTTGAATGTGTTTTTTGTGAGGGTTCGTGGGGTTTCATATATGTGTGTCGCTGGTGCTTCGATTGGTTTGGTTTTTGCTGCGCTTTATAGATGA